One genomic region from Rothia dentocariosa ATCC 17931 encodes:
- the folB gene encoding dihydroneopterin aldolase, protein MPNPAHAYASCDRITLTGVAAVGFHGALDFEKREGQPFVVDTVLYTDFTQAAATDDLAQTTNYAEVAEIIRTHIVGESLDLIETLAVRIAQNILDECAYVHALEVTVNKPKAPIEVTFGNVAVTVFREREGTQIQGGKGACARG, encoded by the coding sequence ATGCCGAACCCAGCGCACGCCTACGCCTCCTGCGACCGCATTACCCTGACCGGTGTTGCCGCCGTGGGTTTTCACGGAGCGCTTGATTTTGAGAAACGTGAAGGTCAGCCCTTCGTGGTAGATACGGTTTTATACACCGACTTCACGCAGGCTGCTGCGACCGACGACCTCGCCCAAACCACGAACTATGCGGAAGTTGCCGAGATTATCCGCACGCATATTGTGGGGGAGTCCCTCGATTTGATCGAGACTCTTGCCGTGCGGATCGCCCAGAACATTCTGGACGAATGCGCGTATGTGCATGCGCTTGAGGTGACCGTCAATAAACCGAAGGCCCCGATTGAGGTGACCTTCGGGAACGTGGCAGTGACCGTATTCCGGGAGCGTGAAGGCACGCAGATTCAGGGCGGAAAGGGTGCATGCGCGCGTGGGTAA
- the folP gene encoding dihydropteroate synthase has product MHAMMSPQPPTHLPCDAAAAERTLVMGILNVTPDSFSDGGEHYTANDALAHAQRMIAQGADIIDVGGESTRPGAVRISVDEELRRILPVIEGLAETGITISVDTMNAATARAAVAAGAHIINDVSGMSVSDEMIQTVAELGVPYILMHARGTSTTMDALAAYPSGTVAEVLDELAALRDRLVAAGVHAENIILDPGLGFAKGGMQDWELLAALGQLHTLGHRVLIAGSRKRFLANALKAADAARTKTQNPAASANAVPDQMPPARAPEDRDAASAALSALVAAQGVWGVRVHNVPPTVDAVTVANTLRTITRTKQT; this is encoded by the coding sequence ATGCACGCAATGATGAGCCCGCAGCCCCCCACACATCTGCCCTGCGACGCCGCAGCCGCAGAGCGAACCCTGGTGATGGGAATCCTGAACGTCACCCCCGATTCCTTCAGCGACGGCGGCGAACACTACACCGCGAACGACGCTCTCGCCCACGCGCAGCGCATGATCGCGCAGGGTGCAGACATTATTGATGTGGGCGGCGAATCCACCCGGCCCGGTGCGGTTCGCATCAGTGTTGATGAGGAACTTCGGCGCATTCTGCCCGTGATCGAGGGGCTTGCCGAAACCGGTATCACCATCAGCGTAGACACCATGAACGCAGCGACCGCCCGCGCCGCCGTAGCCGCCGGGGCGCACATCATTAACGACGTTTCGGGCATGAGCGTGAGCGATGAGATGATACAGACCGTAGCCGAGCTGGGCGTACCCTATATTTTGATGCACGCGCGCGGTACCTCAACCACGATGGATGCGCTCGCCGCCTACCCGAGCGGCACCGTCGCCGAGGTGCTGGACGAGCTCGCCGCCCTGCGTGATCGCCTGGTTGCCGCCGGGGTTCATGCCGAGAACATTATCCTTGACCCCGGGCTGGGGTTTGCGAAGGGCGGCATGCAGGATTGGGAGCTGCTCGCCGCCCTTGGGCAGCTGCACACGCTGGGGCATCGGGTACTAATCGCCGGTTCGCGTAAGCGTTTTCTGGCGAATGCGCTGAAAGCTGCGGATGCGGCGCGCACCAAAACCCAGAATCCCGCCGCGAGCGCGAACGCCGTGCCCGACCAAATGCCGCCAGCACGCGCCCCCGAAGACCGTGATGCCGCATCCGCCGCTCTCTCTGCGCTCGTGGCGGCCCAGGGAGTGTGGGGGGTCCGCGTGCACAATGTGCCCCCCACGGTGGATGCCGTGACCGTAGCGAATACTTTACGCACTATTACCCGCACCAAACAGACCTAA
- a CDS encoding GNAT family N-acetyltransferase, whose translation MPDALTIRPATPNDAQSIARIRVQGWRFAYQGLISQDYLDSLSVAEDTERMRGYLSQFPRNSPPSRSASVQGSGDGEKRSFMLAARGDAVLGFCGFSAVPDKAYRPERAVPAGTMVGRLHSLYIDPDSLGQSIGHTLMNHALSTFAAWGCEHATLWVLEGNSRAISFYERQGWRCTGATKVDQSFGPCLVEHEMTVQL comes from the coding sequence ATGCCGGATGCCCTCACGATTCGACCCGCCACCCCCAACGATGCGCAGTCAATAGCGCGCATCCGTGTTCAGGGGTGGCGGTTTGCATATCAGGGCTTAATATCTCAGGACTACCTCGATTCGCTCAGCGTCGCCGAAGACACCGAGCGGATGCGCGGGTACCTCAGCCAGTTTCCCCGGAACTCGCCACCCAGCAGGTCAGCGTCCGTGCAGGGTTCGGGCGACGGTGAAAAACGGTCGTTTATGCTCGCTGCACGCGGCGATGCGGTGCTGGGGTTCTGCGGTTTCAGCGCCGTACCCGACAAGGCTTACCGCCCCGAAAGGGCTGTTCCGGCCGGGACGATGGTCGGGAGACTCCACTCACTCTATATAGACCCGGATTCTCTCGGGCAGAGTATTGGGCACACCCTCATGAACCATGCGCTCAGCACTTTTGCCGCATGGGGATGTGAGCACGCGACTCTCTGGGTTTTGGAGGGAAATTCCCGCGCCATCAGCTTCTACGAACGGCAAGGCTGGCGGTGTACGGGCGCTACAAAGGTAGACCAGTCCTTTGGACCGTGTCTGGTTGAGCACGAAATGACGGTGCAGCTTTAA
- the folE gene encoding GTP cyclohydrolase I FolE — MSEDNGSGVDKPRIEAAVREILLAIGEDPDRDGLQNTPARVARAYEEFFSGLHADPADVLGTTFDIAHSEMVLVKDIPFYSTCEHHLVPFHGVAHVGYIPGADGKVTGLSKLARVLEVYARRPQVQERLTTQVVEALEEHLNPRGAIVVIEAEHMCMSMRGVRKPGAKTVTSAVRGQLKNAATRAEAMSLIFSKH, encoded by the coding sequence ATGAGCGAGGATAACGGCTCGGGGGTAGATAAGCCGCGCATTGAGGCGGCGGTGCGGGAAATCCTGTTGGCAATCGGTGAAGACCCTGACCGTGATGGTTTACAGAACACCCCGGCGAGAGTGGCTCGCGCCTACGAGGAGTTTTTCTCGGGTCTGCACGCTGATCCGGCCGATGTGCTGGGCACGACCTTCGATATTGCCCATTCCGAGATGGTGCTGGTGAAGGATATCCCGTTCTATTCCACGTGCGAGCATCACCTGGTGCCTTTCCACGGGGTGGCGCATGTTGGGTATATTCCCGGGGCTGACGGCAAGGTGACGGGGCTGAGCAAGCTGGCGCGGGTGCTTGAGGTGTATGCGCGCCGCCCCCAGGTGCAGGAGCGGCTGACTACGCAGGTGGTGGAGGCGCTGGAGGAGCACCTGAATCCGCGCGGCGCAATCGTTGTGATTGAGGCCGAGCATATGTGCATGTCGATGCGCGGTGTGCGCAAACCCGGCGCAAAAACCGTCACGAGTGCGGTGCGCGGGCAGCTCAAGAATGCGGCAACTCGTGCCGAGGCGATGAGCCTAATTTTCTCGAAGCACTAG
- the ftsH gene encoding ATP-dependent zinc metalloprotease FtsH, with the protein MAQKSNNSPNGPDNFLGRLINGRWLWAIVIAIVVVAFSLSSLFAQGARQVDTNVGLQLLNDHQVKSAKIYDGDQRVELQLKEDYKQGSNNYGSSVKFYYVQPRAEEVVRAMNGAQLESYTDQPVENSFLGSLISLLLPVLLFGAIFWLLMGRMGGNSSVMSFAKSRAKKFNKDNPTVRFSDVAGVDEALAELEEVREFLAEPEKFTRLGAKIPKGVLLYGPPGTGKTLLAKAVAGEAGAPFYSISGSDFVEMFVGVGASRVRDLFKEAKSNPAAIVFVDEIDAVGRRRGVGMGGGNDEREQTLNQLLVEMDGFDGNSNVIVIAATNRPDVLDPALLRPGRFDRQIGVDAPDMKGRQRILEVHAAGKPIDRRVDLGQVAKRTPGFTGADLANVMNEAALLTARDNGNVIDDRAIDEAIDRVMAGPQRASRIMSEHERKVTAYHEGGHALVAAALRNSAPVTKITILPRGRALGYTMVMPQDDKYSTTRHELLDQMAYAMGGRAAEEIVFHDPSTGAANDIQKASDTARKMVADYGMSALLGSVKLGSDDTEPFMGGDPSAARNYSDKTAYKIDIEVRKLLEEAHDEAFQILVENRDVLDRLAFALLEKETLLENEIAEIFKDVRKRPEREHWYSKEGRERTDIPPVKAPSELAAEKNGLEGDSDPTVAMKAPTTASMPTAPEHTAPGQNLPGQGGQPQQMPHPGTQDIEDTDPTVAMPPQQYPEQRQFPGQYPEQQYPGQQNEQQQNPYPYNNPNQNPYGGSDERG; encoded by the coding sequence TTGGCGCAAAAATCCAATAACTCGCCGAACGGCCCCGATAACTTTTTAGGCAGGCTGATCAATGGTCGCTGGCTGTGGGCTATCGTTATTGCAATTGTTGTCGTGGCGTTCTCGCTGAGCTCGCTTTTTGCGCAGGGCGCACGCCAGGTAGATACCAACGTTGGTTTGCAGCTGCTCAACGACCACCAGGTGAAGAGCGCGAAAATCTATGATGGCGACCAGCGTGTTGAGCTGCAGCTGAAGGAAGACTATAAGCAGGGCAGCAACAACTACGGTTCCTCCGTGAAGTTCTACTATGTGCAGCCGCGTGCCGAAGAAGTCGTGCGGGCCATGAACGGTGCCCAGCTGGAGAGCTACACCGATCAGCCGGTGGAAAACAGCTTCTTGGGATCCCTGATCTCTCTGTTGCTGCCGGTGCTTCTTTTTGGTGCAATCTTCTGGCTGCTTATGGGCCGCATGGGCGGTAACTCCTCGGTCATGAGCTTCGCGAAGTCGCGCGCGAAGAAGTTCAACAAAGACAACCCGACCGTGCGTTTCTCCGATGTCGCCGGTGTTGATGAGGCACTGGCTGAGCTTGAAGAGGTGCGCGAGTTCCTTGCAGAGCCCGAAAAGTTCACCCGACTAGGCGCTAAGATTCCTAAGGGCGTGCTGCTGTACGGCCCTCCCGGTACCGGTAAGACCCTGCTTGCGAAAGCTGTTGCTGGCGAGGCTGGCGCGCCTTTCTACTCGATTTCCGGTTCTGACTTTGTTGAGATGTTCGTGGGTGTGGGCGCATCCCGCGTGCGTGATCTGTTCAAGGAAGCAAAGTCTAACCCCGCCGCGATCGTCTTCGTGGACGAGATCGATGCGGTCGGTCGTCGCCGCGGCGTCGGTATGGGCGGCGGTAACGACGAGCGCGAGCAGACCCTTAACCAGCTGCTTGTCGAAATGGACGGCTTCGACGGCAACTCCAACGTGATCGTGATTGCTGCAACCAACCGCCCGGATGTGCTCGACCCCGCCCTGCTGCGTCCGGGTCGTTTCGACCGCCAGATCGGTGTGGATGCGCCCGATATGAAGGGTCGCCAGCGCATCCTTGAGGTGCACGCCGCCGGTAAGCCGATCGACCGTCGCGTCGATTTGGGGCAGGTCGCTAAGCGTACCCCCGGTTTCACGGGTGCAGACCTGGCGAACGTGATGAACGAGGCAGCCCTGCTGACCGCCCGCGATAACGGCAACGTGATTGATGACCGCGCTATCGATGAGGCTATCGACCGTGTAATGGCGGGCCCGCAGCGTGCTTCGCGCATCATGAGTGAGCATGAGCGGAAGGTAACCGCGTACCATGAGGGCGGTCACGCTCTCGTGGCTGCCGCCCTGCGCAACTCCGCGCCGGTTACCAAGATTACGATTCTGCCGCGTGGCCGTGCACTGGGTTACACGATGGTAATGCCGCAGGACGATAAGTACTCGACCACGCGCCACGAGCTGCTGGACCAGATGGCCTATGCGATGGGCGGCCGCGCGGCTGAGGAAATCGTGTTCCACGATCCCTCTACGGGTGCCGCGAACGATATTCAGAAGGCGAGCGATACCGCGCGCAAAATGGTAGCCGACTACGGTATGAGCGCCCTGCTGGGTTCGGTGAAGCTTGGCAGCGACGACACCGAACCGTTCATGGGCGGCGATCCTTCGGCGGCACGTAACTACTCTGACAAGACCGCCTACAAGATCGATATCGAGGTGCGTAAACTTCTGGAAGAAGCTCATGATGAGGCTTTCCAGATTCTCGTGGAGAACCGCGATGTGCTTGACCGCTTGGCGTTCGCCCTGCTGGAGAAAGAGACTCTGCTGGAGAACGAGATCGCTGAGATCTTCAAGGATGTTCGTAAGCGCCCCGAACGCGAGCACTGGTACTCCAAGGAAGGCCGCGAACGCACCGACATTCCGCCGGTGAAGGCCCCGAGCGAACTTGCTGCAGAGAAGAATGGTCTGGAGGGCGATTCCGATCCGACCGTGGCGATGAAGGCTCCTACGACTGCATCTATGCCGACTGCGCCCGAGCACACGGCGCCGGGCCAGAACCTGCCCGGTCAGGGCGGTCAGCCTCAGCAGATGCCGCATCCGGGCACGCAGGATATTGAGGATACCGACCCGACCGTGGCGATGCCTCCACAGCAATATCCTGAGCAGCGGCAGTTCCCCGGTCAGTATCCTGAGCAGCAGTATCCGGGTCAGCAGAATGAGCAGCAGCAGAACCCGTACCCATATAACAACCCGAACCAGAACCCCTATGGAGGGTCGGATGAGCGAGGATAA
- a CDS encoding type II toxin-antitoxin system HicB family antitoxin, whose translation MNNVMIIDGHKAVIQYEPETEMLRGEFIGLNGGADFYADNVADLHREGTASLQTFLEVCREQSWGSTA comes from the coding sequence ATGAATAATGTGATGATTATTGATGGCCATAAGGCTGTCATTCAATACGAACCGGAAACAGAGATGCTACGTGGCGAATTCATTGGTTTGAATGGTGGCGCAGATTTTTATGCAGATAACGTTGCTGACCTGCACCGGGAAGGCACAGCAAGCCTGCAAACCTTTTTGGAAGTATGCAGGGAACAGAGTTGGGGATCGACCGCTTAG
- the hpt gene encoding hypoxanthine phosphoribosyltransferase, protein MQAQDVQDDLKNVLFTKEEINAKVAELAARIDEDYEGKDVLLVGVLKGAIMVMADLSRALKGHYTMDWMAVSSYGSGTKSSGVVRILKDLDTDLTGRNVLIVEDIIDSGLTLAWLQQNLKSRGAESVEICTLLRKPKVVKTDVQVKYVGWDIEPEFVVGYGLDFAEKYRNLDCVATLHPHVYS, encoded by the coding sequence GTGCAGGCTCAAGACGTGCAGGACGATCTGAAGAACGTACTCTTCACCAAGGAAGAGATTAATGCGAAAGTTGCCGAGCTGGCGGCGCGCATCGACGAAGATTACGAAGGCAAAGACGTGCTCCTCGTGGGGGTTCTCAAGGGCGCCATTATGGTGATGGCAGACCTGTCCCGCGCGCTCAAGGGGCATTACACGATGGACTGGATGGCGGTTTCTTCGTACGGATCCGGCACGAAATCCTCGGGTGTGGTTCGTATTCTCAAGGACCTTGATACCGATCTGACCGGTCGTAATGTGTTGATCGTTGAAGACATTATTGATTCCGGGCTGACTCTTGCGTGGCTGCAGCAGAACCTCAAATCGCGCGGCGCGGAATCTGTGGAAATATGCACCCTGCTGCGTAAGCCGAAGGTCGTCAAGACCGACGTTCAGGTCAAATACGTGGGCTGGGATATCGAACCTGAGTTCGTGGTGGGTTACGGGCTCGATTTCGCTGAGAAGTACCGCAACCTCGACTGCGTGGCGACTCTGCACCCGCACGTATACTCCTAA
- the tilS gene encoding tRNA lysidine(34) synthetase TilS — translation MQHGRQGRLHPAVGTARRELARALTNLLGEGTIKGTGRARRESVVSQQGAETEKPLVLVACSGGPDSLALACIAAHFARRSDVRVGAVVVDHGLQADSAEVAASTAETLTNLGLYPVRTECVQVPQGSMGPEMAARTARYSAFECAVHNTGARAVLLGHTLDDQAETVLLGLGRGSGTRSLAGMPPARIENGVTYLRPFLALRRADMLNICEAEGATPWNDPTNTDQTLMRARIRHTILPFLQEHLGGDVALSLARTAAVAGPDAEYLDALATAEYTRLKLPAGVHLPDIPEADAVPGDHSTEVALEKPTPTVIALNRAETAALHPALRMRVLALATRAAQGENPGFERLQALDEFVAEYATAGPVQLPGHVSAYRRRRVQDPRTGTRVDALVLISQR, via the coding sequence ATGCAACATGGACGGCAGGGGCGGCTGCATCCGGCGGTAGGGACGGCTCGCCGGGAACTGGCGCGCGCGCTGACGAACCTGCTGGGTGAAGGCACCATCAAGGGAACCGGGCGTGCGCGGCGAGAATCGGTCGTATCGCAGCAGGGCGCAGAAACCGAGAAGCCCCTCGTGCTGGTTGCGTGCAGCGGCGGGCCAGATTCGCTCGCGCTCGCCTGCATTGCCGCGCATTTTGCGCGTCGTTCCGATGTGCGTGTGGGCGCCGTCGTGGTCGATCACGGATTGCAAGCCGATTCCGCTGAGGTTGCCGCGTCCACCGCAGAAACCCTCACGAATCTGGGGCTATACCCCGTGCGCACGGAGTGCGTGCAGGTTCCGCAGGGCAGCATGGGCCCCGAAATGGCGGCGCGAACCGCCCGTTACAGCGCCTTTGAATGTGCGGTGCATAATACCGGCGCACGGGCTGTTCTGCTGGGTCACACCCTTGACGACCAGGCGGAAACCGTGCTCCTGGGGCTTGGGCGCGGCTCGGGCACACGCTCCCTCGCCGGAATGCCGCCCGCGCGCATCGAAAACGGAGTCACCTACCTGCGACCCTTCCTCGCGCTGCGCCGCGCCGACATGCTGAATATCTGCGAAGCCGAAGGTGCCACCCCCTGGAACGACCCCACCAACACCGATCAGACGCTCATGCGCGCGCGCATTCGGCACACCATCCTACCGTTCCTGCAAGAGCATCTTGGCGGGGATGTGGCACTCTCTCTGGCGCGAACCGCCGCAGTCGCCGGGCCTGATGCCGAATATTTGGATGCGCTCGCCACCGCCGAGTACACCCGCCTGAAGCTGCCCGCCGGGGTTCATCTGCCGGACATTCCCGAGGCTGATGCGGTGCCCGGCGACCACTCCACGGAAGTCGCGCTAGAGAAACCTACTCCCACAGTTATTGCCCTGAACCGCGCAGAAACGGCAGCGCTGCACCCTGCCCTTCGGATGCGCGTGCTCGCCCTGGCGACCCGCGCCGCGCAGGGCGAGAACCCCGGTTTTGAGCGGCTGCAGGCGCTTGATGAGTTTGTTGCCGAGTACGCCACCGCCGGGCCGGTACAGCTGCCCGGGCATGTGAGTGCCTACCGCCGCCGTAGGGTACAAGACCCCCGCACCGGCACCCGCGTGGATGCGCTGGTACTTATTTCCCAGCGGTAA
- a CDS encoding zinc-dependent metalloprotease: protein MSENNTQNLLNVERIAKIVGSLAPAGPRMKPQEMAGVVASLRKAAEESVDHVHRITGLDAAQDLRDSEVLVVDRSTWAKANAQAFSIMLVPFVKPAFEKIQQKKPHADLDKLKEGLAFEVGAVLSFLSTKVLGQYEPYAALAGYGQPGGRLMLLAPNVVSVERELNVEPEDFRLWVCLHEQTHRVQFAAAPWLRDYFLAKITELGDSAASTFDLKDAFRAAAQARAEEPGEGRAHPVKEATANARKIASELTAIMSLLEGHANVVMDAVDAQIVPTVKTIRRRFNRRSSTQKFLTKLIYRLLGMNKKMAQYRDGQKFVQHVVDAVGMERFNVVWARPENLPTEREIHNPDAWIKRVLDEDAKVAVAGGRDEENTA from the coding sequence ATGAGCGAGAACAACACACAGAACCTGCTAAATGTTGAGCGCATCGCCAAAATCGTGGGCAGCCTGGCGCCCGCCGGGCCGCGCATGAAGCCCCAGGAGATGGCTGGCGTGGTCGCATCCTTGCGCAAAGCGGCGGAAGAATCCGTAGACCATGTGCACCGCATTACCGGGCTTGATGCGGCACAAGACCTGCGCGACTCCGAGGTTTTGGTGGTTGATCGGAGTACCTGGGCGAAGGCGAACGCGCAGGCGTTCTCTATCATGCTCGTGCCCTTCGTCAAGCCCGCATTCGAGAAGATCCAGCAGAAAAAACCGCATGCTGACCTGGACAAACTCAAAGAAGGGTTGGCCTTCGAGGTCGGTGCCGTGCTCTCGTTCCTCTCCACCAAAGTGCTTGGGCAATATGAACCCTATGCGGCGCTGGCCGGGTACGGGCAGCCGGGTGGGCGTCTGATGCTGCTCGCCCCGAACGTGGTCTCCGTCGAGCGTGAACTCAACGTTGAACCCGAAGATTTTCGCCTGTGGGTGTGCCTGCATGAGCAGACGCATCGGGTGCAGTTTGCCGCCGCGCCCTGGCTGCGCGACTATTTTCTCGCCAAGATTACGGAGCTGGGTGATAGCGCCGCCAGCACCTTCGACCTCAAAGATGCTTTCCGTGCCGCAGCCCAGGCCCGCGCCGAAGAACCCGGGGAGGGGCGGGCGCATCCTGTGAAAGAAGCTACCGCAAATGCACGCAAAATTGCGAGCGAGCTGACAGCTATTATGAGCCTGCTTGAGGGGCACGCAAACGTGGTGATGGATGCCGTGGACGCCCAGATTGTGCCGACCGTCAAGACGATTCGCCGCAGGTTCAACCGCCGCAGCTCAACCCAGAAGTTCCTCACGAAGCTCATTTACCGTCTGCTGGGCATGAACAAAAAGATGGCCCAGTACCGCGATGGGCAGAAGTTCGTGCAGCATGTTGTGGATGCGGTCGGCATGGAACGCTTCAACGTCGTTTGGGCTCGACCCGAGAACCTGCCGACCGAGCGGGAGATTCACAACCCGGATGCCTGGATCAAGCGAGTGCTGGACGAGGACGCCAAGGTGGCCGTGGCTGGTGGTAGGGACGAAGAGAATACCGCGTAA
- the ppa gene encoding inorganic diphosphatase, with product MELDVTIEIPRGSRVKYEIDHETGRLYLDRVLFTSMQYPTAYGYFENTLGEDGDPLDAMLVLDVDIVPGVIVEARPVAVFNMTDEAGGDAKVLCVPTDKRYDHIKSLADVPEQLKAEIQHFFERYKDLEPGKWVKGEGWDDIAAAEKMVQEAIDRFAAEGH from the coding sequence ATGGAACTCGACGTCACGATTGAAATCCCCCGCGGCTCCCGGGTGAAGTACGAGATAGACCACGAAACCGGTCGTCTGTATCTAGATCGCGTGCTGTTCACCTCAATGCAGTACCCCACCGCATACGGCTACTTTGAGAACACACTCGGCGAGGACGGCGATCCGCTGGATGCCATGCTGGTTCTAGACGTTGATATTGTTCCCGGTGTGATCGTGGAGGCTCGCCCGGTTGCTGTATTTAACATGACTGACGAGGCTGGTGGCGATGCGAAGGTACTGTGCGTGCCCACCGATAAGCGCTACGATCACATCAAGTCGCTGGCGGACGTGCCCGAGCAGCTCAAGGCTGAGATTCAGCACTTCTTCGAGCGTTACAAGGATCTGGAACCCGGCAAATGGGTGAAGGGCGAAGGCTGGGACGACATCGCTGCGGCAGAGAAGATGGTTCAGGAGGCGATTGACCGCTTCGCTGCTGAAGGCCACTAG
- the dacB gene encoding D-alanyl-D-alanine carboxypeptidase/D-alanyl-D-alanine endopeptidase, translating into MRVTGSVFRGGIRYALKMRSPQPINTPFTRRALLGAAPALFLAACSNPSGGQSQSGTASVTPSVTPTPSPTPVLNTQQLQDLKIQLDKLFQERPYPAHSMLVTALDGTRELYADAPDTPRLPASNMKILTYFALVQTAPERTFTTSVVQGKNGLFLVAGGDTLLVEGATEPATADSPTMRAGLSTLAADTVQQMNERKVAHGTFPVYLDTTIYTGSATNPGWEPGDLESGQITPINPIALASHTVPGQSTPDKPARPQDAGIAALEAFVKVLNKASEEHAEVKAGYVFTVADRRPREADAEQIAQVQSASALDQAFVMMLESDNVLAEVLGRNMAIAAGREGSASEAQKLVREKLQEAKISVTGLVQADVSGMSLQNRVTARTLAQTLGALAAHPKHDELERRFPVAGVSGTLKDRFSGEANKYARGHVAAKTGTLFTAISLSGYATRPDGTRLIFVSLLNDVGGAEALPGAKDTVDSAAAIVAVRTEPPANPTGTPAPSGSQVPGSSSAPDATDSGSAPNSSQAPDGSSSASPAGGSAPQEDAPSQAVGQNPAEVPSSQ; encoded by the coding sequence ATGCGCGTAACCGGCTCGGTATTTCGCGGCGGAATTCGTTATGCTCTTAAGATGCGTTCACCCCAACCGATAAACACCCCGTTCACTCGCCGCGCCCTGCTCGGTGCAGCACCCGCGCTATTCCTTGCCGCATGCTCAAACCCAAGCGGCGGACAGTCGCAGAGCGGCACCGCATCCGTAACCCCGTCGGTCACACCCACGCCGAGCCCCACTCCGGTACTGAATACTCAGCAGCTTCAAGACCTGAAAATCCAGCTTGATAAGCTCTTTCAGGAGCGCCCCTACCCCGCCCATTCCATGCTTGTGACCGCCCTCGACGGCACACGTGAGCTCTATGCGGATGCCCCGGATACCCCGCGCCTGCCTGCCTCAAATATGAAGATTCTGACCTATTTTGCGCTCGTGCAGACCGCGCCGGAACGCACTTTCACAACCTCGGTGGTGCAGGGTAAAAATGGGCTGTTTCTGGTGGCAGGCGGCGACACTCTGCTCGTGGAAGGAGCCACGGAACCGGCCACCGCGGATTCGCCGACGATGCGCGCCGGGCTGAGCACGCTCGCTGCGGATACCGTACAGCAGATGAACGAACGCAAGGTCGCGCACGGCACCTTCCCCGTCTACCTCGACACCACGATTTACACGGGTTCCGCGACAAACCCCGGCTGGGAGCCCGGCGACCTCGAATCCGGGCAGATCACCCCGATTAACCCGATCGCGCTGGCCTCGCACACCGTGCCCGGGCAGTCCACCCCCGACAAACCGGCACGCCCGCAAGACGCCGGAATCGCCGCCCTAGAAGCGTTCGTGAAGGTGCTCAATAAGGCGAGTGAAGAGCATGCAGAGGTCAAAGCAGGGTACGTATTTACGGTTGCCGACCGCCGCCCCCGTGAGGCCGATGCTGAGCAGATCGCTCAGGTTCAGTCGGCATCCGCGCTCGATCAGGCCTTTGTGATGATGTTAGAGTCCGATAATGTGCTCGCCGAGGTGCTGGGGCGCAATATGGCGATCGCCGCGGGGCGTGAGGGCAGCGCATCCGAGGCGCAGAAACTTGTGCGCGAGAAACTGCAGGAGGCGAAGATTTCGGTTACCGGGTTGGTGCAGGCGGATGTGAGCGGTATGTCCCTGCAGAACCGGGTGACGGCACGCACCCTGGCGCAGACCTTGGGGGCGTTAGCGGCGCATCCGAAGCATGACGAGCTTGAGCGCAGATTCCCGGTTGCGGGTGTTTCGGGTACGCTCAAGGATCGTTTTAGCGGGGAAGCGAATAAGTATGCGCGCGGGCATGTGGCGGCAAAAACCGGCACGCTGTTCACAGCCATTTCGTTATCGGGGTATGCGACCCGCCCAGACGGCACACGCCTGATTTTCGTGAGTCTGCTCAACGATGTCGGCGGTGCGGAAGCTCTGCCCGGCGCGAAGGATACGGTCGATAGCGCCGCTGCGATCGTGGCGGTACGTACCGAACCTCCCGCGAACCCCACGGGAACACCCGCACCTTCGGGCTCGCAGGTACCGGGCTCATCCTCGGCTCCCGATGCTACAGATTCGGGTTCCGCCCCGAATTCCTCGCAGGCCCCGGATGGTTCGTCTTCCGCTTCGCCCGCCGGTGGCAGCGCGCCGCAGGAGGATGCGCCCTCCCAGGCAGTGGGTCAAAATCCAGCCGAGGTTCCCAGCTCGCAGTAG